The following are from one region of the Penaeus vannamei isolate JL-2024 chromosome 28, ASM4276789v1, whole genome shotgun sequence genome:
- the atos gene encoding uncharacterized protein atos isoform X3 yields MRSSSVEEVGGHGPGDPWEVFTALAILVVEGRTAGGERGYHAGPHCPLPHQLQHKHSCDLNDRLCMQADALVRQLRVMWGVGVGVSLEVLVAPECQHGAALAATLDTTTAPSQNLRLIEQWNFTIYDRRLTEATATGWSLMAAVRSFLHFSQLSAWLSVSRGRRPPNVLYRLTVTSPVFCSKFTEEAEEHVFPLAYMGQNTSIKVAVRSLPRSEKVPVVVCHENHEEEDQTDALSMEGCVSNCSQNSKAENGKCEEDLRRSIMKARLAENTRVRSESPDTQLGESLLDPPNSLTRFPRRYQSPSRSGSPSLETPEHLICRQRSPTTLNTRPPDPAISVAPNLPSHPFSWTQARYPMTPMGIHHPHLDVCSANPEAMHLQQPQQHQQQHMQQNPYGMDYAGPYQQYRRPQLLYNRPHMCWSQVQLMQQQQKPHLHPNPQPSQPLSHNPSYVQQQKPSSRVSPRGGKYQHYPEYQMQDFSEYHRVSEEERELPSAYQDQKMHGEYPESDAYSGIRMRGEYPEVPSKPSAYNCSDHISRRGEDYRQAWECQKDQHGCKKVSDPVSSSRSSTRVKQSHLMLDEQMKGIDSLSKVIDDQLRPCCSHTGKHLCTSLEDLADACSKEELKRQQMHSKDLKQDLKSRRDVSPSHLLQGKFNFELTPKETMEILSVLRQPTPVPPLRMDRHHNPSETEFSRSSSETKSLKSFPSERKSESQIWGEKSMPGIFSNDGEKRTRYYKEGRCDASPWHDRDEVIEYKLERGSTDEGSLKLCREGPKTLSSFDHSGHNIERCHKENWARGDMQKLASSPENRFLEAIARSGEKHCDIPSCKNLVDSCEPYWTRVINDKSKDICDKRGENNDNESVTQLTGIVKENEWKNTSQSPSMCIEAKKVTQKTNFFTVNSEPTKAINCQPQRQTSQTLVRSPFSAILSSIQKEYNQVHEEEQVPNKDAGRPTSDFEVKEKAKRALDFEDLKTEDPVPVTKADKILKRNSLPFPQEAKDQAPSQENGNMVERVRETREGFTKSRSLLKHLMTQGRQHPQDKSQDIKQPNEEEQRESLQDKEAKDEAENGETPETNGQVNGYHSQDEDEEVKKLCSGKGVPIPSASEKAQFRRSLDSATNMVFHCKTGLPLTSSPAPLRKGKRFDYDSSLTSVAAIKRSTSFHCSALYTCDSEEEEGYSLDTLASDKLGNAANKPVQLSTSAPATVTCSNLLGSFEECVLNGRLEPVSTVQGFTAEIAASGAFCPKRTTKPVTVFFYTLCDNDQISSPYMGHINLGKKGYHVPNKGTVQVTLFNPHGTVVKMFVVMYDLSDMPPNSRTFVRQRTLNMPVGATDSDPNAHQWLRYLIHLRFVSSKSGKIYLHTDIRMLIFRKSDADAATLHKTSVPYELRSFTHGPTNPKFSPRK; encoded by the exons ATGAGGTCGAGTAGCGTTGAGGAGGTCGGGGGCCATGGGCCGGGCGACCCCTGGGAAGTGTTCACGGCCCTGGCCATCCTGGTGGTCGAGGGCAGGACAGCAGGAGGAGAACGAGGGTACCACGCTGGACCACACTGCCCTCTGCCACACCAGTTGCAACACAAGCACTCATGTGACCTAAATGACCGTCTA TGCATGCAAGCAGATGCATTGGTGCGGCAGCTGCGGGtgatgtggggtgtgggtgtgggtgtgagccTAGAGGTGCTGGTTGCCCCGGAATGCCAACATGGAGCAGCTCTTGCCGCTACTCTAGATACTACAACTGCCCCCTCACAGAACCTACGGCTGATTGAGCAGTGGAACTTTACCATCTATGACCGCAG gCTTACAGAGGCAACAGCAACTGGTTGGTCATTGATGGCTGCCGTCCGGTCCTTCCTGCACTTCTCGCAACTCTCAGCTTGGCTGAGTGTTTCAAGAGGCCGCAGACCCCCCAATGTCCTATATCGCCTCACTGTTACGTCTCCAGTTTTTTGTTCCAAATtcacagaagaagcagaagagcaTGTTTTCCCTTTGGCATACATGGGGCAAAACACCTCCATTAAG GTGGCAGTGCGATCTCTTCCTCGTAGTGAGAAGGTGCCTGTTGTAGTTTGCCATGAAAACCACGAGGAAGAGGACCAAACGGATGCACTGTCAATGGAAGGATGTGTATCTAATTGCTCACAAAATAGTAAAGCAGAGAATGGAAA ATGTGAGGAAGATCTAAGGCGGAGCATAATGAAGGCCAGACTGGCAGAAAACACAAGAGTCAGAAGTGAATCCCCAGACACCCAACTTGGCGAATCTCTCCTAGACCCCCCAAACTCTCTCACCCGGTTCCCTCGCAGATACCAGTCCCCTTCCCGGTCTGGATCCCCATCACTTGAAACTCCAGAGCACCTGATATGCCGTCAACGTTCACCAACAACCCTTAATACACGGCCTCCAGATCCAGCTATATCAGTTGCCCCAAATCTGCCCTCTCACCCGTTTTCCTGGACTCAAGCCCGATACCCGATGACACCCATGGGCATTCATCATCCTCACCTTGATGTGTGCTCAGCCAATCCAGAAGCCATGCACCTCCAGCAACCacaacagcatcagcaacagcaTATGCAACAGAATCCTTATGGAATGGATTATGCGGGACCATACCAGCAGTATAGGAGGCCACAGCTTTTATACAATCGTCCACATATGTGCTGGTCGCAGGTTCAGCTGATGCAGCAACAGCAGAAGCCTCACCTTCATCCAAATCCACAACCATCACAACCCTTAAGTCACAACCCTAGTTATGTCCAGCAGCAGAAGCCTTCATCCCGGGTATCACCTCGAGGGGGAAAGTACCAGCATTATCCCGAGTACCAGATGCAAGATTTCTCTGAATACCACAGGGTttctgaggaagagagggaactcCCCAGTGCTTACCAAGACCAGAAAATGCATGGGGAATATCCTGAAAGTGATGCATACTCAGGGATTAGAATGAGAGGGGAATACCCTGAAGTTCCTTCTAAACCCTCTGCTTATAACTGCAGTGATCACATATCTAGGCGAGGAGAGGATTACAGGCAGGCGTGGGAGTGCCAGAAAGATCAGCATGGCTGCAAAAAAGTATCAGATCCTGTTTCTAGTAGCAGGAGCAGCACACGGGTCAAGCAGAGCCATTTGATGTTAGATGAACAGATGAAAGGAATTGATAGTCTTTCAAAAGTCATTGATGATCAATTAAGGCCTTGCTGTTCACACACTGGTAAACATCTCTGCACAAGTCTGGAAGATTTAGCAGATGCCTGTAGTAAAGAAGAACTCAAAAGGCAGCAGATGCATTCAAAG gacCTAAAGCAAGATCTGAAGAGCAGAAGAGATGTTAGCCCAAGCCACTTGTTACAAGGCAAGTTTAACTTTGAGCTAACCCCAAAGGAGACCATGGAAATCCTTAGTGTCTTGCGTCAGCCAACTCCAGTACCACCACTACGCATGGACCGACATCACAACCCTTCAGAAACTGAGTTCTCAAGAAGCTCCTCAGAAACCAAGAGTCTAAAGTCCTTCCCCAGTGAGAGAAAGTCTGAGAGCCAGATCTGGGGAGAAAAAAGCATGCCAGGCATATTTTCAAATGATGGGGAAAAGAGGACAAGGTACTACAAGGAAGGAAGATGTGATGCCTCTCCTTGGCATGATAGGGATGAGGTGATTGAATACAAGTTGGAGAGAGGCAGCACTGATGAGGGGAGTTTGAAATTGTGTCGAGAGGGACCAAAAACCTTGTCATCTTTTGACCACAGTGGACACAACATCGAAAGGTGCCATAAGGAAAATTGGGCAAGAGGAGACATGCAGAAGTTAGCCTCTAGTCCAGAGAATCGGTTTCTTGAAGCCATAGCTCGTAGTGGTGAAAAACATTGTGATATTCCTAGTTGTAAGAATTTAGTGGATAGTTGTGAACCTTATTGGACCAGAGTAATTAATGACAAAAGCAAAGATATATGTGATAAAAGAGGTGAGAATAACGACAATGAAAGTGTTACACAGTTGACAGGCATAGTGAaggaaaatgaatggaaaaacacatcGCAGAGCCCATCTATGTGCATTGAAGCAAAGAAAGTCACACAGAAGACAAACTTTTTCACTGTAAATAGTGAACCCACCAAAGCTATCAACTGCCAGCCACAAAGGCAAACATCCCAGACTTTGGTAAGAAGCCCTTTCAGTGCAATTTTATCCAGTATCCAAAAAGAGTACAATCAAGTCCATGAAGAGGAACAAGTCCCAAATAAGGATGCAGGAAGGCCAACTTCAGACTTTGAGgttaaagagaaagcaaagagggcATTAGACTTTGAAGACCTTAAAACTGAAGACCCAGTTCCAGTGACAAAGGCCGACAAGATCCTAAAGAGAAACAGTTTACCTTTCCCGCAAGAGGCAAAAGATCAGGCGCCGAGTCAGGAAAATGGGAACATGGTGGAACGTGTGCGGGAGACAAGAGAGGGGTTCACAAAGAGTAGAAGTTTGCTGAAACACCTCATGACCCAGGGTCGCCAACATCCTCAGGACAAATCTCAGGACATCAAACAACCAAATGAAGAGGAGCAGAGGGAAAGCCTGCAGGACAAGGAGGCAAAGGATGAAGCAGAAAACGGTGAAACCCCAGAAACTAACGGGCAGGTAAATGGCTACCACAGTCAGGATGAAGACGAGGAGGTCAAGAAGCTGTGTAGTGGCAAGGGAGTCCCCATTCCATCTGCAAGTGAGAAGGCCCAGTTCCGGCGGTCGCTGGACTCTGCTACCAATATGGTGTTTCACTGCAAGACGGGTCttccactcacctcctccccagcccctctGCGCAAAGGAAAGAGATTCGACTATGATTCGTCGCTCACCAGTGTTGCAGCCATTAAGAG ATCGACATCGTTCCACTGCAGCGCGTTGTATACCTGTgatagtgaagaggaagagggctaCTCCCTTGACACCCTGGCCAGCGACAAGCTCGGCAATGCAGCAAATAAGCCTGTGCAGCTCTCCACATCGGCTCCAGCTACAGTCACGTGCTCAAACCTCCTAGGCAGCTTCGAGGAGTGTGTCCTGAATGGGCGGCTCGAACCTGTCTCCACCGTGCAGGGCTTCACGGCAGAGATAGCTGCATCAGGGGCCTTCTGCCCCAAGCGAACCACTAAGCCCGTCACTGTCTTTTTCTACACCTTGTGTGATAATGACCAGATCTCATCCCCTTATATG GGTCACATCAACCTAGGCAAGAAGGGTTACCACGTGCCAAACAAAGGAACAGTCCAGGTGACGCTGTTCAACCCCCATGGGACCGTTGTGAAGATGTTTGTGGTCATGTATGACCTGTCAGATATGCCGCCCAACTCTCGCACGTTTGTCCGTCAGCGCACCCTCAACATGCCTGTTGGGGCCACTGATTCCGATCCCAATGCTCATCAGTGGCTTCGTTACCTCATTCATCTCAG GTTTGTCAGCTCCAAGTCTGGCAAGATCTACCTCCACACTGATATACGCATGTTAATCTTCCGGAAGAGTGATGCCGATGCTGCCACCCTGCACAAAACGAGTGTTCCGTATGAGTTACGTTCCTTCACTCACGGACCAACCAATCCAAAATTCTCACCCAGAAAGTAA
- the atos gene encoding uncharacterized protein atos isoform X4 — protein sequence MRSSSVEEVGGHGPGDPWEVFTALAILVVEGRTAGGERGYHAGPHCPLPHQLQHKHSCDLNDRLCMQADALVRQLRVMWGVGVGVSLEVLVAPECQHGAALAATLDTTTAPSQNLRLIEQWNFTIYDRRLTEATATGWSLMAAVRSFLHFSQLSAWLSVSRGRRPPNVLYRLTVTSPVFCSKFTEEAEEHVFPLAYMGQNTSIKVAVRSLPRSEKVPVVVCHENHEEEDQTDALSMEGCVSNCSQNSKAENGKCEEDLRRSIMKARLAENTRVRSESPDTQLGESLLDPPNSLTRFPRRYQSPSRSGSPSLETPEHLICRQRSPTTLNTRPPDPAISVAPNLPSHPFSWTQARYPMTPMGIHHPHLDVCSANPEAMHLQQPQQHQQQHMQQNPYGMDYAGPYQQYRRPQLLYNRPHMCWSQVQLMQQQQKPHLHPNPQPSQPLSHNPSYVQQQKPSSRVSPRGGKYQHYPEYQMQDFSEYHRVSEEERELPSAYQDQKMHGEYPESDAYSGIRMRGEYPEVPSKPSAYNCSDHISRRGEDYRQAWECQKDQHGCKKVSDPVSSSRSSTRVKQSHLMLDEQMKGIDSLSKVIDDQLRPCCSHTGKHLCTSLEDLADACSKEELKRQQMHSKDLKQDLKSRRDVSPSHLLQGKFNFELTPKETMEILSVLRQPTPVPPLRMDRHHNPSETEFSRSSSETKSLKSFPSERKSESQIWGEKSMPGIFSNDGEKRTRYYKEGRCDASPWHDRDEVIEYKLERGSTDEGSLKLCREGPKTLSSFDHSGHNIERCHKENWARGDMQKLASSPENRFLEAIARSGEKHCDIPSCKNLVDSCEPYWTRVINDKSKDICDKRGENNDNESVTQLTGIVKENEWKNTSQSPSMCIEAKKVTQKTNFFTVNSEPTKAINCQPQRQTSQTLVRSPFSAILSSIQKEYNQVHEEEQVPNKDAGRPTSDFEVKEKAKRALDFEDLKTEDPVPVTKADKILKRNSLPFPQEAKDQAPSQENGNMVERVRETREGFTKSRSLLKHLMTQGRQHPQDKSQDIKQPNEEEQRESLQDKEAKDEAENGETPETNGQVNGYHSQDEDEEVKKLCSGKGVPIPSASEKAQFRRSLDSATNMVFHCKTGLPLTSSPAPLRKGKRFDYDSSLTSVAAIKSALYTCDSEEEEGYSLDTLASDKLGNAANKPVQLSTSAPATVTCSNLLGSFEECVLNGRLEPVSTVQGFTAEIAASGAFCPKRTTKPVTVFFYTLCDNDQISSPYMGHINLGKKGYHVPNKGTVQVTLFNPHGTVVKMFVVMYDLSDMPPNSRTFVRQRTLNMPVGATDSDPNAHQWLRYLIHLRFVSSKSGKIYLHTDIRMLIFRKSDADAATLHKTSVPYELRSFTHGPTNPKFSPRK from the exons ATGAGGTCGAGTAGCGTTGAGGAGGTCGGGGGCCATGGGCCGGGCGACCCCTGGGAAGTGTTCACGGCCCTGGCCATCCTGGTGGTCGAGGGCAGGACAGCAGGAGGAGAACGAGGGTACCACGCTGGACCACACTGCCCTCTGCCACACCAGTTGCAACACAAGCACTCATGTGACCTAAATGACCGTCTA TGCATGCAAGCAGATGCATTGGTGCGGCAGCTGCGGGtgatgtggggtgtgggtgtgggtgtgagccTAGAGGTGCTGGTTGCCCCGGAATGCCAACATGGAGCAGCTCTTGCCGCTACTCTAGATACTACAACTGCCCCCTCACAGAACCTACGGCTGATTGAGCAGTGGAACTTTACCATCTATGACCGCAG gCTTACAGAGGCAACAGCAACTGGTTGGTCATTGATGGCTGCCGTCCGGTCCTTCCTGCACTTCTCGCAACTCTCAGCTTGGCTGAGTGTTTCAAGAGGCCGCAGACCCCCCAATGTCCTATATCGCCTCACTGTTACGTCTCCAGTTTTTTGTTCCAAATtcacagaagaagcagaagagcaTGTTTTCCCTTTGGCATACATGGGGCAAAACACCTCCATTAAG GTGGCAGTGCGATCTCTTCCTCGTAGTGAGAAGGTGCCTGTTGTAGTTTGCCATGAAAACCACGAGGAAGAGGACCAAACGGATGCACTGTCAATGGAAGGATGTGTATCTAATTGCTCACAAAATAGTAAAGCAGAGAATGGAAA ATGTGAGGAAGATCTAAGGCGGAGCATAATGAAGGCCAGACTGGCAGAAAACACAAGAGTCAGAAGTGAATCCCCAGACACCCAACTTGGCGAATCTCTCCTAGACCCCCCAAACTCTCTCACCCGGTTCCCTCGCAGATACCAGTCCCCTTCCCGGTCTGGATCCCCATCACTTGAAACTCCAGAGCACCTGATATGCCGTCAACGTTCACCAACAACCCTTAATACACGGCCTCCAGATCCAGCTATATCAGTTGCCCCAAATCTGCCCTCTCACCCGTTTTCCTGGACTCAAGCCCGATACCCGATGACACCCATGGGCATTCATCATCCTCACCTTGATGTGTGCTCAGCCAATCCAGAAGCCATGCACCTCCAGCAACCacaacagcatcagcaacagcaTATGCAACAGAATCCTTATGGAATGGATTATGCGGGACCATACCAGCAGTATAGGAGGCCACAGCTTTTATACAATCGTCCACATATGTGCTGGTCGCAGGTTCAGCTGATGCAGCAACAGCAGAAGCCTCACCTTCATCCAAATCCACAACCATCACAACCCTTAAGTCACAACCCTAGTTATGTCCAGCAGCAGAAGCCTTCATCCCGGGTATCACCTCGAGGGGGAAAGTACCAGCATTATCCCGAGTACCAGATGCAAGATTTCTCTGAATACCACAGGGTttctgaggaagagagggaactcCCCAGTGCTTACCAAGACCAGAAAATGCATGGGGAATATCCTGAAAGTGATGCATACTCAGGGATTAGAATGAGAGGGGAATACCCTGAAGTTCCTTCTAAACCCTCTGCTTATAACTGCAGTGATCACATATCTAGGCGAGGAGAGGATTACAGGCAGGCGTGGGAGTGCCAGAAAGATCAGCATGGCTGCAAAAAAGTATCAGATCCTGTTTCTAGTAGCAGGAGCAGCACACGGGTCAAGCAGAGCCATTTGATGTTAGATGAACAGATGAAAGGAATTGATAGTCTTTCAAAAGTCATTGATGATCAATTAAGGCCTTGCTGTTCACACACTGGTAAACATCTCTGCACAAGTCTGGAAGATTTAGCAGATGCCTGTAGTAAAGAAGAACTCAAAAGGCAGCAGATGCATTCAAAG gacCTAAAGCAAGATCTGAAGAGCAGAAGAGATGTTAGCCCAAGCCACTTGTTACAAGGCAAGTTTAACTTTGAGCTAACCCCAAAGGAGACCATGGAAATCCTTAGTGTCTTGCGTCAGCCAACTCCAGTACCACCACTACGCATGGACCGACATCACAACCCTTCAGAAACTGAGTTCTCAAGAAGCTCCTCAGAAACCAAGAGTCTAAAGTCCTTCCCCAGTGAGAGAAAGTCTGAGAGCCAGATCTGGGGAGAAAAAAGCATGCCAGGCATATTTTCAAATGATGGGGAAAAGAGGACAAGGTACTACAAGGAAGGAAGATGTGATGCCTCTCCTTGGCATGATAGGGATGAGGTGATTGAATACAAGTTGGAGAGAGGCAGCACTGATGAGGGGAGTTTGAAATTGTGTCGAGAGGGACCAAAAACCTTGTCATCTTTTGACCACAGTGGACACAACATCGAAAGGTGCCATAAGGAAAATTGGGCAAGAGGAGACATGCAGAAGTTAGCCTCTAGTCCAGAGAATCGGTTTCTTGAAGCCATAGCTCGTAGTGGTGAAAAACATTGTGATATTCCTAGTTGTAAGAATTTAGTGGATAGTTGTGAACCTTATTGGACCAGAGTAATTAATGACAAAAGCAAAGATATATGTGATAAAAGAGGTGAGAATAACGACAATGAAAGTGTTACACAGTTGACAGGCATAGTGAaggaaaatgaatggaaaaacacatcGCAGAGCCCATCTATGTGCATTGAAGCAAAGAAAGTCACACAGAAGACAAACTTTTTCACTGTAAATAGTGAACCCACCAAAGCTATCAACTGCCAGCCACAAAGGCAAACATCCCAGACTTTGGTAAGAAGCCCTTTCAGTGCAATTTTATCCAGTATCCAAAAAGAGTACAATCAAGTCCATGAAGAGGAACAAGTCCCAAATAAGGATGCAGGAAGGCCAACTTCAGACTTTGAGgttaaagagaaagcaaagagggcATTAGACTTTGAAGACCTTAAAACTGAAGACCCAGTTCCAGTGACAAAGGCCGACAAGATCCTAAAGAGAAACAGTTTACCTTTCCCGCAAGAGGCAAAAGATCAGGCGCCGAGTCAGGAAAATGGGAACATGGTGGAACGTGTGCGGGAGACAAGAGAGGGGTTCACAAAGAGTAGAAGTTTGCTGAAACACCTCATGACCCAGGGTCGCCAACATCCTCAGGACAAATCTCAGGACATCAAACAACCAAATGAAGAGGAGCAGAGGGAAAGCCTGCAGGACAAGGAGGCAAAGGATGAAGCAGAAAACGGTGAAACCCCAGAAACTAACGGGCAGGTAAATGGCTACCACAGTCAGGATGAAGACGAGGAGGTCAAGAAGCTGTGTAGTGGCAAGGGAGTCCCCATTCCATCTGCAAGTGAGAAGGCCCAGTTCCGGCGGTCGCTGGACTCTGCTACCAATATGGTGTTTCACTGCAAGACGGGTCttccactcacctcctccccagcccctctGCGCAAAGGAAAGAGATTCGACTATGATTCGTCGCTCACCAGTGTTGCAGCCATTAAGAG CGCGTTGTATACCTGTgatagtgaagaggaagagggctaCTCCCTTGACACCCTGGCCAGCGACAAGCTCGGCAATGCAGCAAATAAGCCTGTGCAGCTCTCCACATCGGCTCCAGCTACAGTCACGTGCTCAAACCTCCTAGGCAGCTTCGAGGAGTGTGTCCTGAATGGGCGGCTCGAACCTGTCTCCACCGTGCAGGGCTTCACGGCAGAGATAGCTGCATCAGGGGCCTTCTGCCCCAAGCGAACCACTAAGCCCGTCACTGTCTTTTTCTACACCTTGTGTGATAATGACCAGATCTCATCCCCTTATATG GGTCACATCAACCTAGGCAAGAAGGGTTACCACGTGCCAAACAAAGGAACAGTCCAGGTGACGCTGTTCAACCCCCATGGGACCGTTGTGAAGATGTTTGTGGTCATGTATGACCTGTCAGATATGCCGCCCAACTCTCGCACGTTTGTCCGTCAGCGCACCCTCAACATGCCTGTTGGGGCCACTGATTCCGATCCCAATGCTCATCAGTGGCTTCGTTACCTCATTCATCTCAG GTTTGTCAGCTCCAAGTCTGGCAAGATCTACCTCCACACTGATATACGCATGTTAATCTTCCGGAAGAGTGATGCCGATGCTGCCACCCTGCACAAAACGAGTGTTCCGTATGAGTTACGTTCCTTCACTCACGGACCAACCAATCCAAAATTCTCACCCAGAAAGTAA